Part of the Vitis vinifera cultivar Pinot Noir 40024 chromosome 13, ASM3070453v1 genome is shown below.
AAGATGACCTATAGAGTAAACTACAAAGATGGTATCCTTCTTGAAGGTTTATTGAAGCACAAGAGACCATTAGAGTCTGTAACAGTGCTACAGAAAACAATTTGTCTGTCTGCTACCTTTGCATAAATTGCAATTTTAGTATTTACATGCGGATAGCCAatccattaaaaactaaaaatcaaattggaaAAACTTTCATGTTCCTGTTTAGGCAGAGATCCTTACCAGTATAATGTTAATCTCTAAAGAAAAATCTTCATCGAATAATTTACAACTGGGTGGAACCAGCTTTATGGGAGCCCAAGGTAATGCATTCATCCTAGGTTGATAGTTTAAAGTAATTTAGCTGGTAAGTATATAAAGAATTTTCAGTGCAAGTTGATCATGACAGATTGAGAACTACGCAGTAAATTATGCATGTGAATGACTCAGATGGCAACAAGCCAACTTGATTAACTGAAATCCAAAAGTTAGACCTATGGTTAACTTTATCAACTCACTCCTGATGGTTATTGTGGCATGAAGATTTTAGACATAAAGCCCACAGGCCACTCATGAAGATCAGTAATAGATTAATGGAAAGGACAAACACAATCCTAAACCTTctgatattaaaattaaaaaataaaataaaatactatactTAACCTACTAGAGATTAAACAAGACATAGGCTCTTGGGACGATTTTATTCTCCAAACAAAAAGGGCATTTCTTTCTTAATTAGAGTTTATCTCCCTACTTAGGGATAATTCACAAGCATCAGCCTAACGATAGGAGAGAAGAATAGGGtacaaagaagaagagaaatattTCATGAAAATAGGAAGAAGAAGGAAAGATATAATGGAAAACATCTTCTGTTCCATTAtatttgaatggccaatacgaTGAGAATATGCATTAAAAGCGCTAAAAGAAGTAAAACACCAAAGCATACAAGACATGTTCAACAAGCACCAAAAGGCAAAGTCAAGAAAGAGGGAACACTAAAAACAATCCTCCCTCAataagaacccaaccaatctacaaaatcaatcaaaggcATAAAGCCTTCATCTATGTACATCTTGACTCACAAGAAGAGATCATTGAAGGAAGTGCTTTTGAGGCTTTGGTTAGActtcttatcatttttaaacaatCTTCGATTCCTTTCCTTTCATATTGTCTCAAAAATGCATAAGGGTGTGGTTCTACATGCCTTCTTTCATCTTTTTTCCACAAAGGAGTCATGTCAACCTAAGATAGTCCCTCTTTACTATGGAAGAAAAAACCCAAGATACACCCAATAAAGAGAACAACAACTGCTATAAAATCCTTATTTTGACATAGTGAAGAAGGATATGATTAATGGATTCTTCCTCAACTTTACAAAGAAAACATTTGTTTACCAATAAGCATTCTTTTATAAGGAATCAAAAAGGCTCATCTTAGCTATAACCCAGGAATTCCAAATTATCCTCAATGCAAAACAAATTAAGCAACTTGGCCCCCAGACAAGGTAGGAGCTTGAATCCATGCAAACCACCATCATCCCTTCCCTATTTATCAACTTCCCTTACAGTCTATAAAGAAAATGTTCTACAATGTCGAACTCCTAATCATTAAAATACCTAGAGAAACAACCTCCTTCACAAGTTTGGTCCCATAAGTCTACCACCCATGCCTTTTTCGAAGTGACTAAGGCATACAATGTGTGGAAGGAGACACACAAAGGCTTCTCATCACACCATCTATTCTTTCAAAACTTTACCCTCCTCACATTACCCACAAGAAAGGAGGCTCTGCTTTGAAAGAGGTCTCACTCCTTATGGATTGCTTTCAACCTCCTCTTGGTTGTGCAAACAATCAACCCCTTCTCTAGGTGTGGTTTTTTCTCCAAAGCTCCACCTTCCCAAAAATAGATAAGTAGGTTGAATAACCTTTAATATATCCTACTTatctacctatcaaaaaaagataGGTAGGTTGAATAACTTACTTTGGATCAAAGTAAGTCTCCATGTTTGAGatatattgccttttccacGTTGATAGTCTCTTTCGAAACCATTCTTCCTTCCCCTTGCAAGCTGCCTCCAATTTATATGAGGCACCCaaggaagacccaagtaagTAGTCAGAAGCTCTCCCACCCTGCAACCAATCTCGAAGGCCAACTCCACTAGACCACCACATTGTCTACCCTACCAATTAGAATTAACCCAATTCGCTCttctctaaatttattttcaatcatgaaatggcctcaaaccacatgagcaACTAACATAAGTTGGTAATCTCAGCTTGAGAAATCTAACAAAATACAATGATATCATCAGCAAAAAGCAGATGGAACACTTCCACTTCCTCACCGCCTCTACCCCTGACCTTAAACCCCCCAAGAGGTATCCTCTTTCCTTGGCCCTCTTGACAAAGCAACTGAGGGCCTCCATTGCTAGCACAAATAAATAGGAAGAGAGAGGTCCCTTTGTCTCAAGAGCTTTGAAAAAGGCCAGAGGAAGTGGCAAAGTGTCATTAACAAGAACAGAAAACTTTGTTATATATATGCACCACGTAATCCGTCTGAGCCATTTCTGCCCAAAGTCCTTCAGTTCCATTATTGGTATTACTACTGTGCACGCTGGCAAGTATCTCACAAGTCACAGCCACTGCCACCAATCTCCCTTTTCCCATCTCCATGTTTTAAGTGTCAGCCACCAGAGTTGACATAGATTAATCCAGAGTTGTTGCTTTGATATATGGTGTCACATGTTGCAGATACAGACAAGTATCAgccaataaataaatgaaatatagtGTGATGTTGCAACTTGCAACAGCTTAATCAAgcatttaaaagtattttctctTCCTACAGTTTATTTTATTCTCATCAATTTCTGAAAGTTTATTGTTCGGTTTATGGTCACAAATGATCTGTGGTTGGGTCTCTTTGAATCCATGTCAGATCTTACGTTCTCGTTTTCAAGCATCTGGTTCTTTCTAGTTTGGTAGTGAACATTTGTGTCTATTCAACTAAGTTGACTTGTTTGCCTGTCAAAAAAATATAGGTGATCCCTTTTTGGCGTACATGTCTGTCCTGGACCATACACTTCGTGCTTTTACTCTTTAAAACCAGTCTTCTTTTCATTATAGGATTATGACTGCATGCACTTGAACTTAGATATGAGTCAACTTGCCTTTACATTGTTTCTTGCTACCTTATTTTGGGATTGGGGTTAACAAGTTAACTAATACTAGTGGCAGGAATTTTATATGGTTCTTCATTAGTATGatggtttaaaaatattctcTGATTTTGTGCAAAGAAAGTGTCTTGTAAATTTGTTGATACAAGCAGATAGTGGTAGTGCCTCAATTCCATGTCTCTCTATTAAGGTCTTATgtttctccattgtttcttgaGTTCAAATTTTCATCtgcataaaatgttttattgtTTGCACTGCAGGCATATCAGTCCCAAAGTATGTAGACACAGTCACGCCTCAATACAAACCTAAATTTGATGCATTGGTGAGAACCGATATACAACTTTTAGGTGTGTTTTTTACACTCTTTGAACTGAAATGACAGTGTTTCGTATGCTATGTGTACCTGTGAGTTACAGTTGGTAGAATTGAAAGAGGCAGAGGAGAAATCCCTGAAGGAATCTGAGCGCCTGGAGAAGGAGATTGCTGAAGTCCAAGAGCTGAAGGTAACATGATATGATTACTCACTTCCATTTCCAGCTTGGTCTAATATATGATTCTTATAGGTGTGTGATTGATCTTAACAGAAAAAAATCAGCACCATGACTGCAAATGAATACTTTGAGAAGCATCCTGAGCTGAAGAAGAAGTTTGATGATGAAATCCGCAATGACTATTGGGGCTATTGACCATCAAGTTTGATGATCTTTGCACAATCATTATGCTATTCAGccagaatttttttaatctcatgaTTTTCCTGCCTGTTTCAGAATAAGAATAACCAAATGGTTTTCTTTGTAATTTGGTTGATCAGGGTGTGAAGAATTTGAACTTCAGGTCGATGTTAAGATTACGGTTCTCCATGTGTTGTCTTGAACTTTACACATAAAGCCAGACCAGAATTTCACGAGAAATTTGCTTCATTTCAATAGCATGTGTGTGAAATGAATCAGATTTAGCAACCACATGAATCAtgatgagattttatttttggaattgaTTTGATGTCCTAACAAGATCTTCCTCCCCTccctaataaatgaaaattaagggTTTGATTTGGAACTGTtttctaaattagaaaatatagttggcaaatttatttatgattgaaaGCAGTTATTTTAGGAATTTATTCTCAAAACAAAGGttttttcaagaataatttCTTAGggtatttttaattgatttttgtaGGGTTTTTcgagtaataaataaaaagatgaatACTTTGCAGTTGTTACATCGTATGCAAGGagtacattatttttaaaaaaaaactgtttttttaaagttctaaaataaaagtttgtttccAAAAGTAATTAAGAATTGATCTAAAAACCAGCAAACTAcccttaaaaattgttttctgaaaattttgtcaaacaagCACCAACTTCTCACGCCCAAGACTTGGGTAGAATCCACTGAATTTACCCAAGTCAACAACAGTGATTCTTTTAACGTTGGTCGGGAAAGAATTAAAACTTCTTGGTAAGGCAACATTGAACTTGAAAATAggtaaggttaaaaaaaaagagcCATCATCGTTTTGGTTGAAAATTGCAAATGAAAATGCGATCATTCTTGTGAACAGTCACATGTTTGACAAGAAGCATCAGCAGACAGCTGCTTATTGCAACTACTGTATTCCGATATGTCCCCTTAAAAACTACAACCATACAACCAAAAACAGGTGTTTTCCCTTCATGGGCAGGAGGGAAAACCGATACACTTGATAAACATCTGGTTAATACGCGGATAAGAGGATCCAGGACGTAATTATGACTTTTTAAGTCAAGAAAGCAAAAGGATTAACTGCACATAAATGTacaaaaatgtaacaaaaattGTGAgcaaaatacaaaacaaaaccaaCATATGTGCAACTGCCACCTCTGGCAACTCACACCAGTTCAAAATAAGTACAGAAGGTATacgatatataaaaaataacaattgtCTTAATGGGAAGACAGAGACGTCGACAGATGAAATTGAAGGAAATGAAGCAAATGCTGCTGTACAAAATTCGGAAAATGCTCAAAACTTTCCGGCAGCATCCAAGTGTACaccaaagggaagaaaattgcaAAACCCAAAGAGGGTGATAAACTTCACCCAGAACTAAGCCAACTTCTTCTGAGAAATTTGATCGCTTCCCGTGTCCTCATTTTTATCCATGGCCTTTCTTGCAAGCTCATATCCTGCAAAGTTCATGGCACCCAGGGGAGCAATCCAGAAGAATCTGGGTACAGCTCCTTTAAATAAGCCAATGGGTCCCTCATGACGAAGAATAGAGAAGGCAACCATTGACATTGACACAGTCCGCCCATGTGTAGCAGTCATCATCCTAGTCTTCATCACATCAAAAGGTGTTGTGACAACAGCTGCCAGACCACCAGATAAAGCCCCGACTGCAATTGTTTCCCATGGCTCCAGTTCCCTCCCCAAAAGCTTATGGACAACCTTAGAAAAGCAGACAAAGGCAAAGACAACGACGAAAGTCAGTGATCTACAAAAGCTCTAGCAATAATGCATCATTTTAACAAAAGAGCCATGTGCGCgcgtgtgtgtgagagagagagagaatgacaTAGAAAACTCGTACCTTTTTGGACTCGGCATAGAGCCCCATGCCCGCAACATAGAATGGAACCTCCCTACAAAGAGTGGCACCAGTCCCACGAAAGAAACCCTTAACACCATCTTGTTGCCAGGTACCTACAAGTGCCTCTCCCACGTTGTCAAAAATGCCTGCCTGCAACCGCTGCTTTAATACCTCACAAGGGATCCGCACTGCTGTCCCCAGGAATGTGCTACAAAATGATGCTAAAGATTGGATCTGCATAGCATAATGACACATACAAATTCAGTGCTTCAGACCAATATAAACAAAACACAAGCCTCCACAAAATAGttctttcaaattcaattctGATTATATACATGTAGATATGCTATTTACAAGCAACATGCTCCTGAGTATCATGTTAAAGAAAGTGGGAAGAATAAAAGGTTTGGAGGTTTTGGTTTTTATCATATTAGTCTTCTTCGGTTGGAGTTGGGATACAGTTTTGAACAGGAAAAGATGCAACATCAATCTAGTCATCTACTCAAAAGTAGGACGACTGCTTTGCTTAATATGATAGTAGAAATTGGACAGCATAAAAAGCATCTGCATGCACTGAATCTATAAAAATGCCCATTCTATAATCTCATTCAAGATAGGTTCTTGTAAGAGAAAAACATGAAGACcctattatttattaaaaccaACCTGGATACCAATAAAAAGAGTCATAAGGGTAAAAACTAACAGACATGGATTAGAGAAGACACAACAAAAGATATAATGCTAACTGTGAACATTTAGGATAATTATGGCAAATCCTGCATAGGTAACAGAGGAAGTCAATAGAGATGTTTGAATAGCCAATGTCGTGACAATCAGAAGGATGTAGACAGTTCAAGGTCCCAATGACCAAACAGAAGACAATTGTCATTGTCACGACAACAGGTTTCATGTGCTCACCGTGTGAGTGATAAGTATGAACATTGGAACCCCTGGTAATATAACCAAGGAAGCTAGAAGATGAAACCACACAAATCAAAAGAGTAAAAGGaaagataataataacaaataattaaagTAATAACCATTACCTGGATCTCTGGAAGGGTAGGAGCAACATTTATCAACACAAGCTTGCTTGCTTCAAAAATTCCAGTTCGCAAGCCATGGCTGTAACAAATAAAAGAACACATTAGCTCGACCTGTGTACCTTGGTGTACAGTTCTTTAAATCTTCAATATATTCTCTTTGCTACTGatcaataaataaacaaaagaacaCATTAGCTGACAGATTGAGAAAATATTTCATAgctttaaataaaaagattattcTGTGCTTGTTATGGCAAGGCACTAGGAAATAAATGAAACTTCCAAGCTCAATCAGGCAAGACAGTAGGAAAGAAATGCAACCTATTGTTTACTTTCCTTTTTTACTTCATCTTGCAACTCAACTAAGTACAAGCAAAAGGAGTAAGAAATTCACATATAACCTCGAAAACTGTCCAAGAATTGCAGGGACAGAACCCCTATATAATCCCTTGGCGCCAATTTCTGGAAGCTTTGCAATGATTTCTGGGAATGAGAGTGTTGAAGCTTGTACTCGAGTCTGTCAAACCAATATACCAGTGTAAGAATGCCTCACATGATTACATGAAAATATCAAAACCGTATCAAGAACTAATATTCCATTGTTTTAGTTTCAGTCAAAtgcttttgaattttaattgaattaagCATGCAACTTgaacattctttttcttttttttctttttttcctttctcttgtgCGATCAGTCTATTTTTGTCAAATTACACACTATGTATCCAAAAAGTGCCATCAGGCAAGAAAATTTCTTGGATAGTACACAGAACTAGAGCAAGCCCGTAGGGAAAGGCTGTACACTCAAACAACCTGATCATTGCTACAAGGGTGCCCAGCTTGGGTGAAAGAACCTCCCAGGATTCAATCATTATGTATATCTTGAGCTATAAGGAAGATAAATGCAGGCCACAAGGCCAGCAAACTTTACACTTTCCAATGGTgagattccatcattttccttttagatgagactcctagaaggcttTAGTAAGACTCATAAGGTTTTATATCGTTTCTTCCTTATCatcttctatattttattttcatttcctaTTGCCATAATTTTAtaccttgttcctctcctttaATCCTAAACGATTGAAGTCATAGCCACATTGTTTACTTGCAAACAACCaccctagggttgtcctacatcaaatCACCAACTACAAATGTTCTTTTATTATTCATTACCTACTGAAACCAATGAAACAGAGGAGGATCTCCCACAAGCATTATATCATTACAGATTTGGTCATGTCATTTCCCATAAAAACAGGGCAACATAGGCCTAGAATCcataaattgttaaaaaatttatcatgtCACTTCCATCTAGCACATTACTACAAATTATTGAGTGGGAGAACTTGCCTTTATCGTATCAACAGGATGCAGTAAAGAGGTAGAAAGTGCACATGCAAGGCCCCCTGCCAATGCAGATCTCAGAACACTTCCAGCAGATATTTCCACAGGTGGTGCAACAGCAACAACAGTGGCAGCTTCAAACCATATACTCCTGTTTGCAATATCCAAAAGAGGTGAAGAAAAGCTTCAAATGATTGCCTTAGGAGTTGTTTGATTAACTATTGTGAATAACTCTATCACTGGGTAAAAAGCTGAGACTTTGAAAGTAAGGTCAAACCATACACATTTTAAATGCAAATGACTTTGTTCATAGATAATTCAGGAGTAGTAAGGTCAAACCATACACATTTTAAATGCAAATGACTTTGTTCATAGATAATTCAGGAGTAGTACTTTCAAGCACCGATTCACACTTCTTTAGCCCCATCAGCACTCCAAAATAATTCTAGTTGTTAAATTACAGACAAATAATGACATGGTCTTTAAAGGACATTTAAACCACAAATGACTTTCAGACACCCCTTTTTTTGGTAGACAAACAGAACATCTTTAACAAGCACCAATTAGAGGGTGCACACCATGCACACAGGCAGAGTTTCAGGCACCTTTTCACGCTTCCTTTTAGCTCCACCAGCACTCCAAAGTAATTATGTTTGTCAAGTTACACCATAAATCACAAATGATAGATTGCAGATAAACATATGGGGCGAATAAAAATTATGAGAGACTCAAACTCGAAACCTCTAGTTAACCAAAGCTCTTATACTATGTTAAGTTACCAACCGACCAAAAAGTTTGGGTTGCTAGGTAATGGACCTATAATTTATATCACATTAACATTGTTCAAAGGAGCAAATTAATATTACCTGGGATCATCTTGAAGTCGATCAGATGGTAGCAGAAGCATAAAATTCCGGAAGTGACCATAAGAAATTGATCCTTCCATGTCTGCATTTAGAAATCGCATCATTGCAACAGCATTGTCTTCATTTGCAGGAAGTCCGGCACTTTTTAGTGATGTCAAGATTTGACTCTTTTGCAGAGTGCCAGACTTGCTCAAACAGAGTGTAGTATAAGCTCGAAGAATGGTGGGTTCCTTCTGTTCCATGAAGGACAAGAACTGCTTCCAAccaaatgattttgaaaataagtggCTTCTAGTTCGGCGCATAAACTCTCTTGCATATCTCCGTGGCAGTTTTCTGCTTCTCATTGCGACTTCAAGATCTTCCAATGTTACTTGACCATCACCATCTCTATCCAGCTCTTCAAAGAACCGCCTTCCTATAAGAATGCATGATTTCAAAATGAGAATAAACCTTGCAAATAattgaagaaacaaaagaaaaagtgatGGAGCATAACCAGCCCAAAAAGAGTAAACCACAGGAAAAAAACCAAGACATTTATGTTGCAGCATTGTGTTTTCAGGCAAAAGTGCCCTTTTTGTGAAATtgtggaattttgaaattgaagttAGATATTGTTTCAATCTCCAAGGAAATGTAAACATCTGAAAATTTGATACATAACTGGAATATAGTACCAGAAATCACCAAGCCTTCTGAATGAAGGATTTCACATCTTCAAAAACCAAGGACTATATTTTACATTGCCACCAAGATCATCTTTTTGGAGAGGGCCGATAGACAAGAAGAATGAAAGTGAGGATTAAACCTCCTAACAAAAAGGGGTATGACCCAAGCACATGAAATATATAGCAAACATAAAAACACAgatgtttttacaaaataaggGAGCTCTAAATTTAGAGGACAACTTTGAAATTTCAGCCCCCATTATTGCTTCTTGGTTTTCTACAGATATCCCCTTtctatctttattttgtttccttatCCTAAAGAAAGTTTCTCTCTTTGGCATTTGCAAGGAAACAAAAGACACTTATCTATTCCAACAAATACCTTGTCCCAATAATTCTTGCTCCCCAACAACGGGCAAAAGATATTTATGAGTATGTGCACTCAAATTACAAGATTAAATATCAACAACCCAAAATCATACAGCAAGTTGACCTGATAATTGCCATTCTTAATGTTATCCTATTGCAACACAATATTATCTTTGGATTTGGCGGTAATGTGACCAGTATAAAGCATAATCACTTGTCCTACTTGGCAAAGAATGCAATGCAGAGATGTAAGATAACAGATGAATCAATAGAAACTCCTGCCGGAGGATGTACAATTGTACTTCACAATGTTGTGCAATAGAAGAACAAAGTAATTTCCAATATTATACCAAGCTACCACATACCTTCTGATTCTGTGTATCTGAAGAAATCCTGAACAGAGAATAGTTTCTTCTTGTCAGGATAATCTTTAGAAGGTCGTCCTAACTGAGGTACAAGCTCAATCAGTTCTGTCAATGAAACAGTGGATAATGTGGATCTTAGGCGTTCAACATTTGATAAAGGAATGTTAAGCAAACCATTTGCCAACTTCTGCGGTGAACTGCCACTAGCTTCTTCCCTGTTTCCAGTTGCATCACCATCCGTGCCAGGTTCTTTAACAGATGAAGTTATTCCAACAATACTTGCCACTCCACCCACCCTTGCAAAGCTCAAATTTCCCAAAAACCCATTAACATCTGCTTTTCTACCTTCCAGAATACTTGTTATTGCCTTCAAATGGTCAAATTTAGGTGACACAGGAGTAGAAGAATCACAACCCTTCTGTTCTGTTTCTTCAACACCCTGATCAAACTTCAGAAAATTTTGACTCAattgatgaaaaacaaaacccaaCAAGCATTCAAGTTGCATATGTTTACCTTCTTTACGTGTTATACCCTCATTCCCAGTTTTTGCACTGAACTGATCATTCAATCCCTGTTTCCTCAATTCACAAGAATCCTTCAACTTAGAGGGATGTAAACCCGACTTCAAACAAGTCCCATCTTCATCACCCATTTTCTGAAACCGCTTCTTAGCAGGTTTAAAATGACTTGGAAAAGATTGAACGAAATTATTTACCAACAAAGACCAAGTTACTGCAAATTGCAAGCAATTCATACAAGACGCATCATCCTCTTTGCCCAAATCCCTCTCTGTTAATCCTTTTCTCGAAACCTCATCCTTATACCCATTTGCACTATTGGGCAAGAACATCCCCCAAAAATTCTTAATGGGAATCCTAATCCACAAacctttttttctctcctcGGTAACCACACACTGaccattctttttcttcacacGGCAGCTCTGAACCTTCCCATTCCTATCACCAACGCCACCGACACCACTCAATTCTGCAAACAATTCAGCATCATTTACCTCATTCTTCGACCACCAACGATGCTCAAGATCTTTCGCCGCTCTCCGCACACCCAATTCCAGCGGCGAAAGCACATCTTTTACCGCCTGAACCGAGTTGAAGAACGATTCCACCGGGTCATTCCCAGACACCATCGCCAACCAATAACACGAAAAGCAAACCTAGATTCACAAGAAACTCAACGTCTCAAATCCCAGAAAATCCCTTCACCGATTCCCAAAACATGAAAACACCCATTGCGAACACTTTCCGTACAAATCAATTCAAACCCCCCgaggaaaagaaggaaaaaaaaattcagtaaATGAACGGACGAGATCTGTGAACAGAAAAACGAAGGAAGAGTAGAAATGAAGCCATCAGTTACCACAATAgcatatagaaaaaaaaattcgacCTTAGCAGACAATAAATACAattactgaaaaaaaaaaaaaacagctgcTAAATGTAACGGACGATACAGAGGCGATTTGGATTCCTAAATTTCAAACATTTGCGATTGGGTCGGATGGATATGGCGATTGGCGACTGTAGAAGCAGAGGAAGAGGCGTTTCATTTTTCAAGCCTATTacaaatataatgaatttaaaaaaataaaaaataatatgaaatttttttggataatGGATAGCGAAAGCTGACGTAAGACCGAGTTGGATGGAATCTTTTGGATTAGGGTTAGGGTTCGTGCTTTCTTCTGGTGTTAATGAaggttttcttttattctacaattttgttttcattttttaagaattttatttgTCAAGAGTTGACATTAAAGATGaatatttttacctttttttatttattatctcgTTATCTTACTTCATCCATTTGAAGTATTTAAGTTTTGTCTAAATTAAGGTTTTAAGTAcgatacaaataaatatttgactTCAACGAATTTATTATTGAATgctaaaaaaattactatttttatatttaataaaaattatatgattttaatttggaaattattcTTCACAGCGGTTTTTGTTCTTTagagtagaaaaaaaattattaaaaaaatatatattattttttagcaTAAAATTTAGGTGttgtgaacttttattttataatattttaagtaaccataaaaaatataaaaaaatattttagaaatgcTTTTATCAAAAATGGGCAAAAATAAGGAGGCTATAACTTATAACTTAGAACAGACAGACAGCCTTATCTTTTGCTTTTGGTGCTTTTGCCGTGGAGACAACaaagaagaataataaaattttatattttataccttggttttaaaataataaataaagagagaaaagacAGAAAAGAGAGTTGGAGGATCCAGCAAGGACACCTCGGGGGCTCCTCAAGCTCCAAAGAGCGCGACATCTCACACTCAGTTTGCCAAATTTTTGACACGTGGCAATATTTCTATCTTTCGTGGGTCTTTGTCCTAGTCTTCATCGACACCACATTTCCACGTTTCAACCGTTGGATACACCGACCACGTCGAAGCCCTCCCATTccatatttaaagaaaaaaaaaaagacctaaGACTTGGCTCCCAATCTCGCCACGTCAGTATCACCCTGAATGATGATTGGTGGACTCAAGCCACTGTTCTTTCCCTTTCAATCAAACCCCAATTGAAAATCCATTGAGATGAGCATTGACCACTAActtctctttttaaaatatttttggagcATTCTCAAATAAATCTTACATAATATTTAAAGGCAAAAAAACTGTTGAcgcaaattttatttttttatttttttttggttctgtgaattaaatttatttcttataaaacAAATAGATTACAATTACTAAATTTCATGTACAGAGCAGAATTCATGGGAAGGAGTAGATTCAAAATGGGGATTCGTTACCCCTGGTCTTGCCAAGCATGACATCCTTGGCTTCATTGATTTTGGAAGCAAGGTAATGACTACCACCTGCATCAGGATGGTTTGCCACCATGACCCTCCTATGTGCTTCCTTCACCTTGTCTGCAGTCGCATTCTCCCTATCAAACCCACAAACAAATTTTTACTTGGTTCAtataggaagaaaaagaaagcagaAACAGAACTGATACATGACTTCAAAATGACAGGCATTAGTTGATGCAATGAATCATATAAGTGAATATCCCCTTTGCCTAATGTCTGTATAAGCTGCTACCTAAGAGTCACAGCCAAAGAGGTGCGTAGACACCATGTCACCATCCACTTTCTCACAATATAGACAATGCTAAAGAAAGTATTAC
Proteins encoded:
- the LOC100241092 gene encoding ATP synthase subunit d, mitochondrial: MSGTGKKIVDVAFKASRTIDWDGMAKLIVTEEARKEFATLRRAFDEVNSTLQTKFSQEPEPIDWEYYRRGIGSRLVDMYKEAYESISVPKYVDTVTPQYKPKFDALLVELKEAEEKSLKESERLEKEIAEVQELKKKISTMTANEYFEKHPELKKKFDDEIRNDYWGY
- the LOC100246207 gene encoding uncharacterized protein LOC100246207 — translated: MVSGNDPVESFFNSVQAVKDVLSPLELGVRRAAKDLEHRWWSKNEVNDAELFAELSGVGGVGDRNGKVQSCRVKKKNGQCVVTEERKKGLWIRIPIKNFWGMFLPNSANGYKDEVSRKGLTERDLGKEDDASCMNCLQFAVTWSLLVNNFVQSFPSHFKPAKKRFQKMGDEDGTCLKSGLHPSKLKDSCELRKQGLNDQFSAKTGNEGITRKEGKHMQLECLLGFVFHQLSQNFLKFDQGVEETEQKGCDSSTPVSPKFDHLKAITSILEGRKADVNGFLGNLSFARVGGVASIVGITSSVKEPGTDGDATGNREEASGSSPQKLANGLLNIPLSNVERLRSTLSTVSLTELIELVPQLGRPSKDYPDKKKLFSVQDFFRYTESEGRRFFEELDRDGDGQVTLEDLEVAMRSRKLPRRYAREFMRRTRSHLFSKSFGWKQFLSFMEQKEPTILRAYTTLCLSKSGTLQKSQILTSLKSAGLPANEDNAVAMMRFLNADMEGSISYGHFRNFMLLLPSDRLQDDPRSIWFEAATVVAVAPPVEISAGSVLRSALAGGLACALSTSLLHPVDTIKTRVQASTLSFPEIIAKLPEIGAKGLYRGSVPAILGQFSSHGLRTGIFEASKLVLINVAPTLPEIQIQSLASFCSTFLGTAVRIPCEVLKQRLQAGIFDNVGEALVGTWQQDGVKGFFRGTGATLCREVPFYVAGMGLYAESKKVVHKLLGRELEPWETIAVGALSGGLAAVVTTPFDVMKTRMMTATHGRTVSMSMVAFSILRHEGPIGLFKGAVPRFFWIAPLGAMNFAGYELARKAMDKNEDTGSDQISQKKLA